GAAGTGTGTAGAAAATGTTTCCAAACAGGGAAAAGAGGCACTCTTTATGGGATTAATTTCTTTTATCAAGGCAATGAAAATTGGCCTGATGATATTCCAAAAGTTGGAAAAGATGCAGAAAAAGGCTGTGTTGGTTGTGGTTGGTACGACATCCAAAAATGGCGAGAAAGTTTAAATCAGTTTATAGAAGAAAATAAATAGTTTGCATACTAAAGTTATCATTATTTTGTAGCTTTGTAATCAGATAGAATAATAAATATGGGTAAAAAATTAACATTTGGTAGCGTTTGTTCAGGTATTGAGGCATCTCAATTGGCTTTTAGTCCTTTCGGATTTAAGCAATTATGGAGTTCAGAAATTGCTGAATTCCCCTCAAAAGTCCTCGAACATCATTTTCCTGACATACCAAATGTTGGTGATATGATTAATATACCTAAATTAATCCTCAATAAAGAAATAGAAGCACCTGACTTGTTTTGTGGTGGAACACCCTGCCAAGCATTCTCTTTGGCAGGTTGGAAAAACGGTCTTGCAGATGAAAGAGGTCAATTAACCATGACATTTATCGAAATAGCGAACGCAATTGACAAAGTCAGATTAGAAAATGACAAAGAAAAAAGCATTATACTATGGGAAAATGTAGAAGGAGTTTTAAATGATAAAACAAATGCTTTTGGAAATTTTATTGCAGGTTTAGCGGGTTACGAAGAAGAAATCAAAGTTTCAAAATGGTCAAAAGCAGGATATTTAGAAGGCAAAGAAAGAAATGTTGCTTGGCGTGTTATTGATGCTAAATATTATGGTCTACCACATCAAAGAAAAAGATTATATGTTCTTGCAGGTGGTAAGGATTTCAAACCAGACCAAGTACTATTTGAGTTCGACAATAAAGACATAGTAAAAGAACTAAAGCTAAAAGCTAAAAGTATAACTCAAACGACACCAACACTATTTGCCCAAGAAGTGGAAGAGGAAACAACAGAAAAAGTCTTTAGCAAACAGGGTGTAAAATTTGAAGTTTTTCGAGAATATACAGATTGTTTGTATGCAGCTTATGGAACAAAATGGAATGGTAACGCAGCTGCGTACAATGGCTCATTATACGTTTCAGAAAATGACCGAATTAGACGATTTACACCATTGGAGTGTGAGCGTTTAATGGGTTTTCCTGACAATTACACCAAAGTAAACGGTAATAGTCATACGAACAGATTTCAAGCTATTGGAAATTCATGGGCTGTTCCTGTTGTCAAATGGATTGGTTATCAGATTAGCGAATATTTGTACAATAAGTCAACCCAAAAATTTATTGAATGGCAAAAGTCTATCCAAACCAAAAAGAATAAACAGAATGCACCATTGTATTTATTAAATGGAGTCAATCAAATCAGCCAAACTGTATTTTTAAATTCTTCCAATGTTCCAAACAAACCGGAATATGGAGATTTAAAAGACATTGTGGAACCTAACCATGCATTGGAAAAGTTTTATTTAAGTGCCAAAGCATGTGCAGGAATTTTAAGAAGAAAAAGAGAACGGAATATGAAAATGAATTCGGAATTGGAATTACTAATGGAAAAGATTAGTAGGGGAAAAACCGAAACGACAGAAAATGAAAAAAGCCAGCATGTAACATTGTGTATAAGTAATAGCGGTTAAAGTGCTAAAACTAAAGATAAAATATAAAACAAAGGTCAGTGCAAAACTGAAAAGTTAGTGCCTAGAAATCCGCTACTACTCATACACTAGACCGATGTGGCACAATACCTTCGGTCGCTCAGGCCGTTTGCCTACGGCAAAACTCCCTCCTGAGCTATTGTGCCACATCGGCCAGGCAGTACGACTGCATATTCGCTATATTTAACATTGAAACCATAATCGGGCCATTCGCTCCTCACTGAAGGCACTGTGCACATCAAGGGGCTATAGCGAATATGCGTCTAATGGCGACCCCTAGCTAATGCAAGTGAAGGCTTCCCTGTTTTTGAAGGCTTCCCTGTTTTTCGTACAGTTTAAAAATCAATTATTTTTAGCTTATGAAGAAAAGCAGATTCACGGAAGCACAGATTGTGTCCATGCTCCACCAGTACGATTCGGGAATGAAGGTCACCGACATCTGTCGTGACAAGGGTATCACCACGGCCACCTTTTACAGTTGGAAGCGCAAGTACGGTGGTATGGACGCCCAACAGCTCAAGGAGCTCAAGTCTTTGCAGGAAGAAAACAGGAGACTCAAGGCGATGTACGCAGACCTGAGCCTTGACCATAGGATTTTAAAGGACATCATCGAAAAAAAGCTTTGAGGCCTTGCGGGCGCAGGGAACTGGCGGAAGGCATCGTAAAGGAAGAGGGGCTGAGCATTTCACGTGCTTGTACGATAGTATGCCTTTGCCGTTCGATGTGGTACTATCGGAGCCGTCGTGACGATACGCAGGTCATCGACAAGTTGACGGAACTTGCAGAGGCCAAGCCGAACCGGGGCTTCGACTGGCTCTATAACCGCATGCGCAAGCAAGGCCATAAATGGAACCGTAAACGTGTACTGAGGGTCTACCGGTTCTTGGGCATGCAACTAAGGAGAAAGACCAAGAAGCGATTGCCCAAGCGGATAAAGGAGCCGCTGGAGGTACCCGATGCCCCAAGGGAGGTATGGAGCGCGGACTTCATGTCCGACAGCCTGATAACGGGAAGGAACTTCAGGGTGTTCAACCTGATGGACGATTTCAACCGTGAGGCACTTTGTATGAAAGGAAACTTCTCCATGCCCGGAATAAGGGTGGTGGAGTACCTAAGGGAGGCCATAGAGATCCATGGCAAGCCCTTGGCCATAAGAGTGGACAACGGCCCCGAATTCCTATCCAGAGTCTTTGTCAACTATTGCGAAGTGGAGGATATCGAGATAAAATACATACAACCGGGCAAGCCGAGCCAGAACGGTTTTATCGAAAGGTTCAACCGGACATATCGCGAAGATGTACTCGATGCCCATTTGTTCAGGGACATCGAGGAAGTAAATATGGAAACGGAACGCTTCAGGGAGGAATACAATCGGTTCCATCCCCATAAGTCTCTGGGAAGAAGCAGCCCGAAAGAATTTTTAGAGGTTTTTCAAAGGGGCATGCCCCTTTGAAAAAACATTTTGTTTAATTTAACCGCTGTACGAAAAAGGGTAAGTCTTCAGCATTACAAAAAACGAAATTGAATGAATTTTACAGATAGAATAAAACCAACAGATAAAGGAATAACCACTTACCTTGACGATTTAAAGAATCAGAATTATCAAATTCCAACATTTCAACGTGATGTGGTTTGGGAAAAGGAAAATGTAAAAAAGTTGTGGGACAGTATATATAAATTCTACCCACTTGGAAGTATTTTGGTTTGGAAAACAGACTTAAAACTTCAAAATCACCGCCAAATTGGTGGACACAAAATTATAGACGATAACTTCAGTCGGACTGAATATCAATATCTTTTAGATGGACAACAAAGAACAACTTCGCTTCTGACGTCATTGTATGGTGGTAAAATCGAAGGAAAAGACGGATTTAACCCGTCTTTATATATTGACTTGACAATTTCAAGTGATGATGAAGTTGATGATGAAAGTTACAAAAACAGATTTCTATATTGGGATGAAATTGATGACCGTGATGGTACATTTAAAAGAAACATTGGACGAAACAAGAAATTTAATGATGGTCTAATCGTAAAGCTTCTTGACATTAAACAAGATTTTGAAACAATCCAACAAAAAATTGTAAATCACCCGGAAGTCAATCAGCAATACAACCACCCTTTTTGGGCTGAACTAAGACGAGTTCAGCAAGTGTTAAACAACTATCGCCTTTCATTTATCGAACTAAAAGGGATTCAAGTAGCAGAAGTTTGCCAAATATTTGAAAGAATCAATCAAGCAGGAAAGCCTCTCGACATTTTTGATATTGTAGTCGCAAAAACATTTAGACCGATAAGTGTAAATGACAATGGATTTTATCTGCGAGACCTGATTGATGAATTTAAAGAAACCAACAATAGTAATTTTCTTAAAATTAGTGACTTTGATTATCTGCAAATAATCGCAATTCTTATTCGAGAGAACATTGAAGATTCGGGTATCAGAAATATTACACCTAGATACTTGAATGACATTAAAACAGAACAAATTGAGACAGTTTGGAACGATGCAAAAAAGGCAATACTAAAAACGTTTGACTTTTTTGAGAACACCTTAAATATTAAGGGGCCTCAATTGATTCCGTATAGATACTTCTATTTAACCATAGCGAATTATTTCTACCAAAATCAAAATCCCGATTATTCATTTCTCAAGAAATACTTTTGGTTCAATAGTATGCACCGAAACGACCTCTTGAGCAACACGACTGATATAAACAATCATATACATTTTTTAAATAAGCAAAAGAACAACGAAGATTTCCAGTTTGAAAGATTCTTAATAGACCGAAATGATTTGAGAAATGCTTCTTACAGCTCTAAAGGTGTTTATTCAAGGGCAATCTTATCATTATATGCAAGCAAACAGCCAAAAGATTGGAAATATACAGATAGAAATGTAATCGTTGATAATTTCTTCTTTTCGACTGATAAACCAAACCTTCACCACATATTTCCAACCAATTACATTGCGAACAATCCAGGTAAGAATGAATTGAATAACAACAGCCTTATGAATATTGCTTATTTAACTCAACTCACTAAT
This portion of the Flagellimonas lutaonensis genome encodes:
- a CDS encoding DNA cytosine methyltransferase, producing the protein MGKKLTFGSVCSGIEASQLAFSPFGFKQLWSSEIAEFPSKVLEHHFPDIPNVGDMINIPKLILNKEIEAPDLFCGGTPCQAFSLAGWKNGLADERGQLTMTFIEIANAIDKVRLENDKEKSIILWENVEGVLNDKTNAFGNFIAGLAGYEEEIKVSKWSKAGYLEGKERNVAWRVIDAKYYGLPHQRKRLYVLAGGKDFKPDQVLFEFDNKDIVKELKLKAKSITQTTPTLFAQEVEEETTEKVFSKQGVKFEVFREYTDCLYAAYGTKWNGNAAAYNGSLYVSENDRIRRFTPLECERLMGFPDNYTKVNGNSHTNRFQAIGNSWAVPVVKWIGYQISEYLYNKSTQKFIEWQKSIQTKKNKQNAPLYLLNGVNQISQTVFLNSSNVPNKPEYGDLKDIVEPNHALEKFYLSAKACAGILRRKRERNMKMNSELELLMEKISRGKTETTENEKSQHVTLCISNSG
- a CDS encoding IS3 family transposase (programmed frameshift) is translated as MKKSRFTEAQIVSMLHQYDSGMKVTDICRDKGITTATFYSWKRKYGGMDAQQLKELKSLQEENRRLKAMYADLSLDHRILKDIIEKKPLRPCGRRELAEGIVKEEGLSISRACTIVCLCRSMWYYRSRRDDTQVIDKLTELAEAKPNRGFDWLYNRMRKQGHKWNRKRVLRVYRFLGMQLRRKTKKRLPKRIKEPLEVPDAPREVWSADFMSDSLITGRNFRVFNLMDDFNREALCMKGNFSMPGIRVVEYLREAIEIHGKPLAIRVDNGPEFLSRVFVNYCEVEDIEIKYIQPGKPSQNGFIERFNRTYREDVLDAHLFRDIEEVNMETERFREEYNRFHPHKSLGRSSPKEFLEVFQRGMPL
- a CDS encoding DUF262 domain-containing protein codes for the protein MNFTDRIKPTDKGITTYLDDLKNQNYQIPTFQRDVVWEKENVKKLWDSIYKFYPLGSILVWKTDLKLQNHRQIGGHKIIDDNFSRTEYQYLLDGQQRTTSLLTSLYGGKIEGKDGFNPSLYIDLTISSDDEVDDESYKNRFLYWDEIDDRDGTFKRNIGRNKKFNDGLIVKLLDIKQDFETIQQKIVNHPEVNQQYNHPFWAELRRVQQVLNNYRLSFIELKGIQVAEVCQIFERINQAGKPLDIFDIVVAKTFRPISVNDNGFYLRDLIDEFKETNNSNFLKISDFDYLQIIAILIRENIEDSGIRNITPRYLNDIKTEQIETVWNDAKKAILKTFDFFENTLNIKGPQLIPYRYFYLTIANYFYQNQNPDYSFLKKYFWFNSMHRNDLLSNTTDINNHIHFLNKQKNNEDFQFERFLIDRNDLRNASYSSKGVYSRAILSLYASKQPKDWKYTDRNVIVDNFFFSTDKPNLHHIFPTNYIANNPGKNELNNNSLMNIAYLTQLTNLEISDKNPLEYIRDYDSNPEFENVIKSHMLPLNLIEWSRMEEMPENALDQFIEKRVDFIVEELKSILEGVNFEVIDTKEKKLEEVENAS